TGCGGTGCTCTACGAGATCGAGCGCGCGCCGTTCGAGATCGCGCTGCAGCAGGCGCGCGCGCAGCTGGCGCAGCAGCAAGCCCAGCTGGCGCAGGCGCAGCGGGAGTATGAGCGCGTGCGTCCGTTGGCGCAATCCCAGGCCGTCAGCCAGCGCGAGGCGGACAACGCGCTGTCGGCACTGCAGTTGGCCCAGGCCGCGGTGGCGGCAGCCCAGGCACAGGTGCGCCAAGCCGAGCTGAACCTGTCGTACACCACGGTGACCGCCCCGATCGCGGGGGTGACGGGGCGCTCGCTCAAGTCCGAGGGGGCGTTGGTCAATCCAGGCACGGACAGTTTGTTGACCACTGTGACGCAGACCCACCCCATTTGGGTGCGGTTTGCAGTGTCCGAAGCGGAATGGGCGCGCTTGCGCGCCGCCGCTGGCACGCAGGTGCGCGTGCTCGATGAGCGGGGCGAGCCGCTGTTGGAGCCCGGGCGGTTGAATTTTACGGGCTCGACGGTCGACCCCGCGCTGGGCACGGTGCCGCTGCGGGCCGAGTTTGCCAATCCGCGGTTGCGCGTGTTACCGGGGCAATTTGTCAAGGTGCAGGTGGTGGCTGGGCAAACGCAAGGGTTTTTGGTTCCGCAAGCGGCCTTGGTGCAAAACGAAGAAGGGCATCGGGTGTGGGTGGTGCGCGATGGGCATGCCCAGCCCGTTACCGTGCAAACCGCCGGTTGGTGGGGCGGCGATTGGGTGGTGACGGCAGGGCTGCAATCGGGCGACTCCGTCATCGTCGACAACCTGATGAAGCTGCGACCGGGCATGCCGGTGACCGTGCACACCGCCGCGGCCGCGGCTGCAGCACAGACGAGCACGGGCCACTAAGGGAGGGCGCATGAATTCCCGCTTCTTTATCGAGCGGCCGATTTTTGCGGCCGTGTTGTCCATCGTCGTCGTGCTGGCCGGACTGGTGGCCATGCGCGTGCTGCCCATTGCGCAGTATCCCGAGATTGCCCCACCGACCGTGACCGTCACCGCGTCGTACCCCGGGGCATCGGCCGAAACGCTGGCCACCACGGTGGCTGCGCCGATCGAGGAGCAGCTCTCGGGCGTGGAGGGGCTGCTGTACTTCAGCTCGAGCGCATCCTCCAACGGTACCGTCGAGATCACCGCCACGTTCGAGGTGGGCACCGACATCGACAAAGCCACCTTCAATGTCAACAACCGGGTGCAATTGGCGATGCCGCGCTTGCCCGATGAGGTGCGGCGCAATGGCGTGGTGGTGGCCAAGCGCTCCAACAACTTTTTGTTGGTGATTGCACTGACCTCGCCGCGAGGTACCCACGACGAGCTGTTCCTGTCGAACTACGCCACGCTCAATATCGTGGATGAGCTCAAGCGCATCCCAGGCGCGGCCGACGTGCAGGTGTTTGGCGCGCGTGACTATTCCATGCGGGTGTGGCTCCATCCCGAGCGCATGGCGCAGTTGGGTGTCACGCCGGCTGACGTCGCGGCGGCCATCAGCGCGCAAAACGCCCAGTACGCGGCTGGCAAAATCGGTGCCGAGCCGGCCCCGGCAGGCCAGGTGCTCACTTACACCGCCACCGCGCGTGGGCGACTGCTGCGGCCCGAGGAGTTTGGCAACATCGTCTTGCGCGCCGACGGCCCTAACGGGGTGTTGCGACTCAAAGACGTGGCGCGGGTGGAGCTGGGCGCACAAAGCTACGACCAGTCCAGCTACGTCGACGGCAAGCCCTCCATCGCCATTGGCGTGTTCTTGCAATCGGGGGCGAACGCGCTGGATGTGGGCGATGCGGTCAAGGCCAAGATGGCCGAGTTGCAGCGCGAGCGCTTCCCCGAAGATGTGGCGTACCTCATCCCGTACGACACCACCCGGTTTGTGTCCGCCTCCATCCATGAGGTGGCCAAGACGGTGCTCGAGGCCGCCCTCATCGTGCTGGTGGTGGTGTATGTTTTCTTGCAGACGTGGCGCGCCACGCTCATCCCCATGCTGGCGGTGCCGGTATCGTTGATCGGCACGTTTGCGGGGTTGTGGCTGCTGGGTTTTTCGATCAACACGCTCACGCTGTTCGCGATGGTGTTGGCCATCGGTATCGTGGTGGACGACGCCATCATCGTGATCGAAAACGTCGAGCGCCTCATGCGCGAGGAGCGCTTGAGCCCGTTTGCCGCCGCTGTCGAAGCGATGCGCGAGGTTTCCGGTGCGGTGGTGGGCATCGTGCTGGTGCTGTGCGCGGTCTTTATTCCCGTGGCATTTATGGGTGGGATCGCGGGGCAGCTCTATCGCCAGTTTGCGGTGACGGTGGCCATCTCGGTGGTGCTCTCCGGGGTGGTGGCGCTGACGCTCACACCGGCGCTGTGCGCCCTGCTGCTCAAGCCGCACACGCCCGGAGGGCCCACGCGCGCCGAGCGCTGGTTTGCGCCATTCAATCGCGGGTTTCAGTGGTTGACCGACCACTACTTGCGCGGGGTGGACTTGGCGCTGCGGCGGCGCCTGGCGGCGCTGGTGGCCTTTGTGCTGATATTGGGGGGGGGCGGCTGGCTCCTGGTGACGGTGCCCAGCAGTTTTGTGCCAGAGGAAGACCAAGGTTACATCATCGCCTCGGTGGTGTTGCCCGATGGCGCGACGCTGGCGCGCACACAGCGCGCCACCGAGACGCTGCGGCAAATGAACGCGGACAACCCAGCCATTCAAAACTTCTTCGCGATCAATGGCTTCGACTTTATCGGTGGTGGCGCGAAGGCAAACGCCGCGACGATCTTCATCCCGATGAAGCCGTGGGAGCAGCGGCAACAGAGCGCGCAGGCGCTGGCGCAAGCCGTCTCGGGCATGGGCCTGGCGCTGCCCGACGGCATTGCCTTTGCTTTCAATCCGCCGGCCATCATGGGGTTGGGCCAGGCGGGCGGCTTTGAGGTCTATGTGCAGGGGCGCACCGAGCCCGACCCGATGAAGTTGGCCCAGGTCACGCAGGACTTCATCGCGGCACTCAGTCGCCACCCCGCACTGACCGGCCTCAACACCTTCTACCGCCCCACGGTGCCACAGCTGCGCGTGGAGGTCGATCGCGAAAAGGCACTGGCTCTGGGGGTGTCGGTGGACGAGGTGTTTGCCGCTTTGCAGGTGCAGATGGGGTCGTACTACGTCAACGACTTCAACCGCCAGGGGCGTACCTATCGGGTGACGATCCAGGCCGATGCCCCCTTCCGCGCCCGGCCCGAGGATTTGGGACGGCTGTATGTGCGCTCGCGCACCAGCGGGCAGATGATCCCGCTCAAAGCGCTCATCCGCGTGGACAACATCGTCGGCCCCGAGCAGGTGGAGCGCTACAACGGCTATATCGCGGCCAAGATTTTCGGTAACGCTGCACCGGGCTACAGCTCGGGCGAGGCCATCGCCGCCGTCGAACAGGTGGCGCGTGAAACCCTGCCGCCCGGCTACAGCATCGAGTGGACCGGGCAGGCCTATCAGGAGAAGCGCACGGGCAATGCTTCGGTGTTCGCCTTCGGCTTTGCGTTGATCATGGTGTACCTCATTCTGGCGGCGCTCTACGAGCGTTGGGGGGTGCCGCTGGCGGTGATGCTGGCCGTGCCGTTTGCCGTGACGGGGGCGTTGTTGCTGGTGTTTTTGCGCGGAATGGAAAACGACATCTACTTCCAGATCGGCTTGGTGGTGCTCATCGGTCTGGCGGCGAAGAATGCCATCTTGATTGCCGAATTCGCCATGCAAGGCATGGAGCGCGGCCTGTCGGCCGTGGCCGCCGCGCGCGAAGCCGCCCGGCTGCGCTTTCGCCCCATCGTGATGACCTCACTGGCGTTTGGTCTGGGGGTGGTGCCGCTGATGATCGCCACCGGTGCCGGTGCCGCCGCCCGGCAATCGATGGGCACGGGCGTTTTTGGCGGCATGGTCGTGGCGACGTTCGTGGCTCCGCTGTTCATCCCGCTGTTTTTCACCTTGTTGGCGCGCAAGCCGCGCCCCACACACGGCCATGCGTCTGGCGCAGCCGAGGAGGTGTCGGTATGACGTTGCATGCACGAGGAACTGCGCGGCGATGGGGGTCGCTGTTGGGGGTGGCTGTGCTGGGCGGATGCGCCATGGTGGGGCCGGACTACGAGCGTCCCGCAGTAGAGTTGCCTGCGCACTTTCCGGTGGCCACCGTCACGAAGTCCGAGGCCACGGCGACGGTGTCGCCGACGTGGTGGACGCTGTTGGGTGACCCCACGCTCGACGAGCTGATGGAGGCCGCGCGCCGCCACAACACGGATGTGCAGGCGGCGGCGGCGCGCGTGGAACAGGCCGAAGCGCTGCTGCGCGAGGCCGAGGCTTTGCGCTGGCCAACCCTTGGGTTGAACGCCGCGGCGACGCGCCAGCGCAGCAGCGCGTTGGCCCCCGGTGGTACCGGGGCCGCGTACGAAACCTACCAGCTCGCGGGCACCACGAGTTTCGAGATCGATTTCTGGGGCCGATTGCGCCGGGCATCGGAGGCGGCGCGTGCCCAGGCGCTGGCCACGGACTACGCTCGCGAGGTCGTTTGGCAGACGGTCAGCGGTTCGGTGGCCCAAAGTTACTTCACGCTGCGTATGCTCGATGAGCAAATCGCGCTCAGCCGCGAGACGCTGGCGTCGCGCGAGGAGAGCCTGCGGCTGTTGCAGCTGCGCCTGCAAACCGGTGCGGCCACCCGTATGGAGGTGGAGCAAGCCGAAGCGGAGCGAGCCGAGGCCGCTGTGCAGTGGCGCGAATTGCAGCGCCAGCGTGAGCTGGTGCGCTCGCAATTGGCGCTGTTGACCGGGCAGCCAGCGCTGCAGCTCGAGCCGGGGCGGCTCGGTGACATGCCGCTGCCACCCGTGCCGCCGCCGGGGTTGCCCTCGGCGCTGCTGGAGCGTCGCCCCGATGTGCGGCAAGCCGAGGCCTTGTTGGCTGCCGCCAACGCGCAAATCGGTGTGGCGCGTGCGGCGATGTACCCCAGCATCGTGCTGACGGGGGCGGCAGGTGGGCTCAGCACCGAGCTGGCGGACTTGCTCAAGAGCGGTGCGCGGTTTGGCTCACTGGGCCTGACGTTGGACTTGCCCCTCTTCGATGCGGGGCGGCGGCGCGCGCAAACCGCCCAGGCCGAGGCGCGTCAGCGCGAGGCACTGGCGACTTACCGCGCAGCGGTGCTGGCGGCGTTTCGCGATGTGGGCGATGCGCTGACCGATTGGGAGGCCGCGCGTGCCGCGCAAGCCGACGTGGAGGCGGCTGCACAGGCCAGCGAGCGGGCGTTGCGTGCCGCGCAGCAACGTTACGAGGTGGGTTATGCGAGTTACCTGGAGCTGCTCGATGCCCAGCGCAGCGCCTATGCGGCGCGGCTGCGCGTGGTGGAAAACCGCCGCGCCCAGTTGAGCGCGACGGTGGCGGTGTTCAAAGCCCTGGGCGGCGGCTGGTCGGCACCCGAGCGGCTGACGGCGTCGCGTGACAGTGGCCATCGTGAGCGTTAGCGCTGTGTGCGGTGCCGCGCTCCGGTGGTTTTTGCATGTGGCTGCAGCGCGCGCCGCATCGCCGTCATCACGGCCCGCCCCGCTGCGCGCAGCGGTCGCGTCAGTGCGCGGTGCTGGCGCGGATTTCGTCGACGGTTGTCAGGCCCTGCAATACCTTGAGGATGCCGTCTTGGCGCAGCGTGCGAAAGTAACCGGTGCTCATGGCCGAGCGCACCAGCGCTTCGGGCGCGGCTTTCGTTTGGATCAGCCGCCGCAGCGGCGCATCCACCACCAGCAGCTCATGGATGCCGATGCGTCCTTTGTAGCCCGTGTGGTCGCACTGCGGGCAACCACGGGCACGCGCGTGGCCGAGCCCCATTTGACCCTGGCCGTAGCGGGCCAGCCATTCGTCGCGTAACGCATTCGGCGATGGCCGCATATCCTCGGGAAGCGCGTGGGCATAATCGGCCATGAGCTCGTCCAAGGTGGCGGCATCCAGCGGCTCTTGCACGCGACAGTGCTGGCACAACTGCCGCACCAGGCGTTGTGCCAGCACCGCGGCCAACGAGTCCGCAAAGTTGAACGGATCCATGCCCATGTCCAGCAGCCGTGTCACCGTCTCGGCCGCGCTGTTGGTGTGCAGGGTCGACAGCACCAGGTGACCTGTGAGCGACGCCTCGACTGCCATTTGCGCGGTTTCGGCGTCGCGGATCTCCCCTACCATGATCACGTCGGGGTCGGCGCGCAGCAGCGCCCGCAGCGCCGCGCTGAACGTCCAGCCGATGCGGGGGTTGACCTGAATTTGACGCAAGTCGGGATTGGTGATTTCGACGGGATCCTCGGCCGTCCAGATTTTGCGATCGGGCGTGTTGAGGTGTTGCAGCAGCGAGTGCAGCGTGGTCGTCTTGCCCGAGCCGGTGGGGCCAACGCACAGCACCATGCCATGGGGTCTTTGTACCGCCTTCAGCAGCCGGGTTTGGTTCTCTGGGGCCATGCCCAACGCTTCTACAGGCAGCGGTTTGGCCGACGCCAGAATGCGCAGAACGATGTCTTCCGCGCCGCCATGGGTGGGGATGGTGGCCACGCGCAGCTCGATGCGGTGTTGCGGCGAAAATTTCGCAAATTCAATTTTGCCGTCTTGGGGTTTGCGTCGCTCGGAGATGTCGAGCTCGCACATGATTTTTATGCGCGCCACCAGCGCTGCCCGGTAGGTGTGTGGCAACTCCATGTATGGCCGCAGCCGCCCGTCTTTGCGCAGGCGGATGCGCACCTTGCGTTTGCCCGGGTAGGTTTCGATGTGAATGTCCGAGGCCCCTTGTTGGTGCGCGTCGATGATGATGGTGTTGATGAGCCGCACCAGTGAGTTGTCGGATTGCTCTACCGGGGGCGCGGTTTCCGTCTCGTCGTCTGTTCCCTGTTCGAGCGACTCGAGCAGCTGTTCCGGTGACGTGGGAACGCTGGCGTCGGCGTCGGCCACCGGCGGCGTGCCGGCGTCGAGCCCGAAGCGGGCGTAGAGGTCGGTGATGGTGTGGCTGTCCAGCGACTGGCTGCTGAGTGCCGGGACCACCTTGCACTGCAGTGCGAACTCCAGCTCGTCGATCGTCGCGCGGCGTGACGGGTCCTCGGCCGCAATGATCAGCGTTCCGGTCTGCCACAGCAGTGGCACGATGCGCAGCTTGCGTGCGGTCGCCAGCGGCACGCGGCGCAGGGCGTCCGCGTCGACCGGAAACTGCGTCAGGTCGACGACCGGGTAGCCCATCTTGCGCGCCAGCGCGATGCGCAGCTGTTCGCGCGACAATTGACCTGTGCGAACGAGCAATTCGCCCAGCGGGGTGTTGCGTTCGCGTTTTTGTTTTTCGAGCGCTTCCTGAAGCTGTGCTTCGGTGATGAAGCCCAGGGCCGTCAACGCCTCGCCAATACGAACGAGTGGCATGCGCTGCTGCTCCTCCAGCGCCTGGAGGAGTTGCTCGGGCGTGACGATTTCCTCGATCAGCAGGAAATCCCCGAGCTTGCGTTGACGCAAGGCATCCTGTTCGCGCGCTGCACGCTCGACGGCGTCGGGTGTGATGGCCTGTTGCGCAATCAGCACCTGACCGATCACTTCGCCGATATGAAACGCTTCGTAAGCCTCCCTGGGAATGAAGATGCGTCGCACCCGGTCCTGGTCGTCGATGGGCTCGAAGAGAAACAGGCCGGCATCCGTTTCCGCGTGGCCGATGGTCGTGCCTTCGTGGATGCTCCCATCACGCCATGAAAGCCGGTAGGGAAGCCGTGGACGATAGTCAACGAGTTCTTCTAATTGGCGATTTGCCTCGCCCGCGAGCAGCGTGTTCGTCGGGGCCAACGGCTCCGCCAGGACCAGCCGCCGGAACATGTCGAAACGCAGGGGCACCACCGCGCGCGACGGGGGCACCTGAACCTGGATGACACGCCGCTCCCAATCAACCGCGATCAACAAACACGATCGGGTCTGGCGGTTGGCTCCCTCGACCTCGCACGGCTTCGGTCCGTCGGCACCGTCGTCCGCGGCGTAGCCCACATATGGGGGAGTAGGCCACCGAAGTGCGGCGGGTCCAGAGGATCGTTGCGTGTTAACGAGGGGATCGGCTGCGTCGTCAGGCATGGCAGTGCGTCATGGAACTTGGCCTCCCTGGTTGCAGCCGATTATGACGGCATCGGCGGGGGCGCGGGGCGATACTGCAGCGCTTCCGCCACATGCGCGGCCTGCACGCGCTCGCTGCCGGCGAGGTCGGCGATCGTGCGCGCCACGCGCAGCGCCCGGTGTGTGGCGCGACCGGACCAGCCCAGGCGGGTGGCCGCCTGCTGCAGCAGTTGCCGCGCGGCCGTGTCCAGCGCCGCGTGCGCCAGCAGCGCGTCACCCTGCAGCGCGTGGTTCGGGTGCCCCTGCCGCGCCTGCGCCCGCTCGCGCGCTGCGCGCACACGCTCGCGCACCACGGCGGTGGATTCCGCGGGCGCCGCCTCCAACAGGGCTTGGGGTGGCAGTGCCGGCACGTCCACCTGCAGGTCGATGCGGTCGAGCAGGGGGCCGCTGAGCCGGTGGCGATAGCGCTGCACCTGGTCCGGCGTGCAGCGGCAGGCGCGTATCGTCGATCCCAGATAGCCGCAGGGGCAGGGGTTCATGGCCGCGACGAGCTGAAAGCGCGCCGGGTACTCGACTTGGCGCGCCGCGCGCGACAGGCGCACCCGGCCGGTCTCCAGCGGTTCGCGCAGCGCCTCCAACGCAGGGCGGGGGAATTCCGGCAACTCATCCAGAAACAGCACGCCGTGGTGGGCGAGTGAAATCTCCCCCGGCCGCGGGGGCACGCCGCCGCCCACCAGCGCCGCCGCGCTGGCGGTGTGGTGCGGCGCAGCGGTGGGGCGCTGGCGCCAGCGCGCCGGGTCGAAGCGGCCCACCAGCGAGGCGATCGCGGCGCTCTCCAGCGCCTCCTCTTCCGTCATCGGCGGCAGCAGCCCGGCCAGCCGCTGCGCCAGCATCGACTTGCCGGCACCGGGCGGTCCGCACAACAGCAGGCTGTGGCCGCCCGCGGCGGCGATTTCGAGCGCCCGCCGCGCCGCCGCCTGCCCGCGCACGTCGGCCAGGTCAAGGGCGGGGCTGTCATCCGGTAACGGCCGGGGACCGGGGACGACGATCTCCCACACGGGGGCTGGGGCGTCCGCGGGCGGTGCGCCGGGCGTGCCCGTCGCGCCCGGAAAGCGCCGCACCACGTCGAGCAGGTGCGCGATGCGCACGACCCGCACCCCGGGCACGAGGGCGGCTTCGGCCGCGCTGTCACCCGGCAGCACCAAGGTCGATGGCGGTGCGCCATGCCCCATTTCGGTGCGCAGGCCCAGCGCCATCGGCAACGCGCCGCGCACGGGGCGCAGCGCGCCACTGAGCGACAGCTCCCCGGCGTATTCGTGGCCGTCGAGCGCCGCTGTGTCGAGCTGGCCGCTGGCGGCGAGGATGCCGAGC
This region of Tepidimonas taiwanensis genomic DNA includes:
- a CDS encoding efflux RND transporter periplasmic adaptor subunit, which gives rise to MWNRSRAALGAALGVLALLAGCQRAVGESASEHEMPPLPVQVRVMQAQTVPLMLEAVGQAEGSKQVEVRARVSGLIERQRYQEGEPVRAGAVLYEIERAPFEIALQQARAQLAQQQAQLAQAQREYERVRPLAQSQAVSQREADNALSALQLAQAAVAAAQAQVRQAELNLSYTTVTAPIAGVTGRSLKSEGALVNPGTDSLLTTVTQTHPIWVRFAVSEAEWARLRAAAGTQVRVLDERGEPLLEPGRLNFTGSTVDPALGTVPLRAEFANPRLRVLPGQFVKVQVVAGQTQGFLVPQAALVQNEEGHRVWVVRDGHAQPVTVQTAGWWGGDWVVTAGLQSGDSVIVDNLMKLRPGMPVTVHTAAAAAAAQTSTGH
- a CDS encoding efflux RND transporter permease subunit — translated: MNSRFFIERPIFAAVLSIVVVLAGLVAMRVLPIAQYPEIAPPTVTVTASYPGASAETLATTVAAPIEEQLSGVEGLLYFSSSASSNGTVEITATFEVGTDIDKATFNVNNRVQLAMPRLPDEVRRNGVVVAKRSNNFLLVIALTSPRGTHDELFLSNYATLNIVDELKRIPGAADVQVFGARDYSMRVWLHPERMAQLGVTPADVAAAISAQNAQYAAGKIGAEPAPAGQVLTYTATARGRLLRPEEFGNIVLRADGPNGVLRLKDVARVELGAQSYDQSSYVDGKPSIAIGVFLQSGANALDVGDAVKAKMAELQRERFPEDVAYLIPYDTTRFVSASIHEVAKTVLEAALIVLVVVYVFLQTWRATLIPMLAVPVSLIGTFAGLWLLGFSINTLTLFAMVLAIGIVVDDAIIVIENVERLMREERLSPFAAAVEAMREVSGAVVGIVLVLCAVFIPVAFMGGIAGQLYRQFAVTVAISVVLSGVVALTLTPALCALLLKPHTPGGPTRAERWFAPFNRGFQWLTDHYLRGVDLALRRRLAALVAFVLILGGGGWLLVTVPSSFVPEEDQGYIIASVVLPDGATLARTQRATETLRQMNADNPAIQNFFAINGFDFIGGGAKANAATIFIPMKPWEQRQQSAQALAQAVSGMGLALPDGIAFAFNPPAIMGLGQAGGFEVYVQGRTEPDPMKLAQVTQDFIAALSRHPALTGLNTFYRPTVPQLRVEVDREKALALGVSVDEVFAALQVQMGSYYVNDFNRQGRTYRVTIQADAPFRARPEDLGRLYVRSRTSGQMIPLKALIRVDNIVGPEQVERYNGYIAAKIFGNAAPGYSSGEAIAAVEQVARETLPPGYSIEWTGQAYQEKRTGNASVFAFGFALIMVYLILAALYERWGVPLAVMLAVPFAVTGALLLVFLRGMENDIYFQIGLVVLIGLAAKNAILIAEFAMQGMERGLSAVAAAREAARLRFRPIVMTSLAFGLGVVPLMIATGAGAAARQSMGTGVFGGMVVATFVAPLFIPLFFTLLARKPRPTHGHASGAAEEVSV
- a CDS encoding efflux transporter outer membrane subunit, which translates into the protein MTLHARGTARRWGSLLGVAVLGGCAMVGPDYERPAVELPAHFPVATVTKSEATATVSPTWWTLLGDPTLDELMEAARRHNTDVQAAAARVEQAEALLREAEALRWPTLGLNAAATRQRSSALAPGGTGAAYETYQLAGTTSFEIDFWGRLRRASEAARAQALATDYAREVVWQTVSGSVAQSYFTLRMLDEQIALSRETLASREESLRLLQLRLQTGAATRMEVEQAEAERAEAAVQWRELQRQRELVRSQLALLTGQPALQLEPGRLGDMPLPPVPPPGLPSALLERRPDVRQAEALLAAANAQIGVARAAMYPSIVLTGAAGGLSTELADLLKSGARFGSLGLTLDLPLFDAGRRRAQTAQAEARQREALATYRAAVLAAFRDVGDALTDWEAARAAQADVEAAAQASERALRAAQQRYEVGYASYLELLDAQRSAYAARLRVVENRRAQLSATVAVFKALGGGWSAPERLTASRDSGHRER
- a CDS encoding GspE/PulE family protein; the encoded protein is MPDDAADPLVNTQRSSGPAALRWPTPPYVGYAADDGADGPKPCEVEGANRQTRSCLLIAVDWERRVIQVQVPPSRAVVPLRFDMFRRLVLAEPLAPTNTLLAGEANRQLEELVDYRPRLPYRLSWRDGSIHEGTTIGHAETDAGLFLFEPIDDQDRVRRIFIPREAYEAFHIGEVIGQVLIAQQAITPDAVERAAREQDALRQRKLGDFLLIEEIVTPEQLLQALEEQQRMPLVRIGEALTALGFITEAQLQEALEKQKRERNTPLGELLVRTGQLSREQLRIALARKMGYPVVDLTQFPVDADALRRVPLATARKLRIVPLLWQTGTLIIAAEDPSRRATIDELEFALQCKVVPALSSQSLDSHTITDLYARFGLDAGTPPVADADASVPTSPEQLLESLEQGTDDETETAPPVEQSDNSLVRLINTIIIDAHQQGASDIHIETYPGKRKVRIRLRKDGRLRPYMELPHTYRAALVARIKIMCELDISERRKPQDGKIEFAKFSPQHRIELRVATIPTHGGAEDIVLRILASAKPLPVEALGMAPENQTRLLKAVQRPHGMVLCVGPTGSGKTTTLHSLLQHLNTPDRKIWTAEDPVEITNPDLRQIQVNPRIGWTFSAALRALLRADPDVIMVGEIRDAETAQMAVEASLTGHLVLSTLHTNSAAETVTRLLDMGMDPFNFADSLAAVLAQRLVRQLCQHCRVQEPLDAATLDELMADYAHALPEDMRPSPNALRDEWLARYGQGQMGLGHARARGCPQCDHTGYKGRIGIHELLVVDAPLRRLIQTKAAPEALVRSAMSTGYFRTLRQDGILKVLQGLTTVDEIRASTAH
- a CDS encoding YifB family Mg chelatase-like AAA ATPase produces the protein MGLCVVRSRTLVGLAALPVHVEVHLANGLPSLTLVGLAETEVKEARERVRSAILNSGLEWPSSKRITVNLAPADLPKESGRFDLPIALGILAASGQLDTAALDGHEYAGELSLSGALRPVRGALPMALGLRTEMGHGAPPSTLVLPGDSAAEAALVPGVRVVRIAHLLDVVRRFPGATGTPGAPPADAPAPVWEIVVPGPRPLPDDSPALDLADVRGQAAARRALEIAAAGGHSLLLCGPPGAGKSMLAQRLAGLLPPMTEEEALESAAIASLVGRFDPARWRQRPTAAPHHTASAAALVGGGVPPRPGEISLAHHGVLFLDELPEFPRPALEALREPLETGRVRLSRAARQVEYPARFQLVAAMNPCPCGYLGSTIRACRCTPDQVQRYRHRLSGPLLDRIDLQVDVPALPPQALLEAAPAESTAVVRERVRAARERAQARQGHPNHALQGDALLAHAALDTAARQLLQQAATRLGWSGRATHRALRVARTIADLAGSERVQAAHVAEALQYRPAPPPMPS